The DNA segment ATAGAGCCGGTGATAGACGCTTTGACGACATCATATAAACCGGCGCGCAACGCCATCAGCGCGATGATTAACTCGGCAGCGTTGCCAAAGGTCGCATTGAGCAATCCGCCCAAGCCGGCGCCCATGCGCTCAGCCAGATGCTCGGTCGCTTTCCCCATCAATCCGGCCAACGGAATAATGGCGATACAACAACTGACGAAGATCATCGCAGGATCGGCATGCGTCAATTCCAACACGATGCTGATCGGCACGAATATCAACAACAGCATTAACGGCTCAATTTCATATCGTCCAATTTTCATATTCAGCACGCTGGATAGTGAATGCTCGTCGGATCACGTTTACCGGTCGTCGTCCTTCGTGGAGCTTTTTCCCGATACTTTTTTTCGTCACGCAGATGTGGGAGAATGATTTTTCATAAATCGCATGCCATCGGCAAGGGCACACGACATGATCACGGTGGCAGTGGCTCCGCCGACGTTCCTCGCCGCCTATTTGGTCACGGGCAGCACAGACCTGTCGCTCATCACAACCGCCGCCATGCTATTTGCCGGATTGATGTTCGGTCCTGACTTAGACATTCACAGCCGGCAGTACAGGCGCTGGGGACCGTTGGCCTTTCTGTGGTGGCCGTATAAGGTGGTGTTTGGTCATCGCTCGCGCTTTTCGCATGGGTTGGTTTGGGGCACAGTCATTCGTATTCTCTATTTCATCGTCACCGTCGGCGTGCTGATCAGCGCCGGCCTGTTTGTCTATAGCCTGCTTCATCCGCAAGCAAGCCGGCCTCCAAGCATGACCGCGCTGATCCGACATGTCTGGCAGACGTTGTGGTCGGTTGATCATCGTCTGCTGCTGGCTGCGTTTGTCGGCTTATGGTGGGGAGCGGCGACGCATACATTGGCCGATTGGCTCTTCACAGTGTGGAAGAACACCAAGAGGATTTTCTGAGGTAGAAACGTTGAAGCTGCCAGTACATCATCTGCTTTACGGTCGCTTCTCAAAGGTCGAATCAGCCAGCTCAGTCCTCAGCGATTTGCAACTGTTTACTCACACTGGTAGTCCCGCGCTAATTCGTTGAATGAGCCAGCTCAGTCCTCAGCGATTTGCAACACGCCGGCGCCATTGATCTGGCCGTGCTTTAACCGCTGCAGGGCTTCATTGGCCGCCGTCAAGGGGAACACTTCTGTCTCTGTCCGAATCGGAATTTGTTCAGCTAGTCGTAGTAACTGGCGAACATCCTCACGGGTGCAATTGGCCACACTACGAATGGCGCGTTCATGATACAGGCGGCTGTACTCTAATTCTGGAATCGGACTCATGTGAATGCCGGCCAGCGCCAGTGTGCCGCCCCTTTCCAATACACGAAGCGCTTCGAGTACAATCCAGCCGGCTGGAGCGAAAATGATGCCGCTGTGAATCGTCTGCGGCGGTGTATCCTGAGCTTCGCCTACCCAGGCCGCGCCCAACGCCTGCCCGAGTTGCCGATGGTGCTCCTGGCGACTGAAAACGTAAACCGTACAACCCCAGTGACGGGCAATCTGAATGACAATGTGCGCCGACGCGCCAAATCCGTAGAGTCCGAGTCGCTCGCCCGGACGAACGCCACTGAGAAGCAGCGCCCGGTAACCAATGACGCCGGCACACAACAACGGCGCTACTTCCGTATCGGACAAATGTTCAGGTAAGCGGTGAGCGAACTCTTCTGCAACCACGACATACTGCGCATATCCACCATCAACATGATAGCCCGTGAACTGCGCTGATTCACACAGATTCTCCCGTCCTTGACGACAGAACGAGCAAGCCTGACAGGTGGAATAGAGCCAAGGAATCCCGACCCGCTCGCCAATACGAAATTGCTGGACATTTGCTCCAAGATGGTCAACCACGCCCACGATTTGATGGCCGGGGATGAGCGGCAATCGCGGATGAGGCAATTCACCTTCGACGATGTGCAAGTCCGTGTGGCAAACGCCGCAGGTTTGAACGCGCAGGCGAATCTGGCCGGGTCCGGGCACAGGGGCAGGTCGTTCCTCTGCCTGCAACGGGCATGCAGTGATAGCCTGCGGCTGGCTTACTACCATCGCTTTCATGGAGCGATCACTCGATTAAGCGAGAAGCCACGTCTGGAAGCTGCCAATGATGTTGATCGGTGTTAAGCGAGAAGCTACGCCTCGAAGCTGCCAATGCCATTGATCGTCGTTGTGATGTCTCAGTCATCAAATCTGCGGCGTTCTCAAACAACATCGTGCACGAGATCGCGTGTGGCGCAGGAACGTTATGATGACTCATTCGTGACATCTGTGGCGCTCTCTGCGGCAGAGAGCGGAGCTGCCGCTGCCGCTTGCGCTCGGGCTTCGGATTCTGCATTCAGGCGGAACTCATCCCGCTCCCGCACGCGAGCTTTCTTGCCTTTGAGGTTGCGCAGGTAGTAAAGCTTGGCGCGACGAACTCGACCCCGACGCACTACATCAATGCGTTCAATGTTTGGCGAATGCAATGGAAAAATACGCTCCACACCAATGCCAGAGCTAATTTTTCGCACCGTCACCGTTTCACGTGATCCACTATGCTTACGTCCGATGACAACGCCTTCAAAAGATTGCAATCGCTCCTTGTCGCCTTCTTTAATCCGCACATAGACCCGGATGGTATCGCCGGGGTTAAAATCAGGTATGTCGGTGCGCAGGTACGCCTGCTCAACATCTTTAATCAGTGGGTTCATGTCTCACCTCACATAGACACGAAATGCCAGATCCGTCTTCAGACATAACCCGGCTGCTCATTGTTTCGGTCTGATCCTTAAAATTAAAAGCCGATATTCTAGCGGCCTAAGTTTCGTTTGGGAAGCCTTTGGTGAAAATTCGGCGACTCCTTGGGCCGGAGCGATCTCATGTTGATCCGATGTGGGCTTTTTGCTACGATAGCGGGCGTGCGCAATCAGCGTTCGATTTGTTGTTAGGATTTCGGCAGGATGGAGGAAACTGCGATGAACCACCCACGAGCCTTTTTTCGCGCTATTGTTTTGCTGATATTGCTAGGATTTTTCCCTTGGTTGCCAACCAAATCAGCCGCTCTGCCAGAGCAACCAATCGTGGCGACCGCTCAAGCCCTTGAATCAACGATTCAGCAACGGTTGGATAGGCAGCTCTACCACTACAGAGTCTTCCGAGTGAATCCGTCCGCGATTGAACGTCGCGTTCGTTCAATGGGTCGGGTGATCCTTCAATTCGAGCATGAGACTTTTGATCTCATGTTGGAACCGAACGATCTGCGCGCAGCGGGCTTTCGCCGGGTGCAAACCACTGAACACGGACAGGTCGAAGAATTGCAATCGGCGGTTTACACGTTCAAGGGACGACTACGCGAAGACCCTGACAGCATTGTTCGCTTACTAATCATGCCGGATTTGATGCAAGGTTACATCCGAACAGCCCACGACTGGCTCTTCATTGATCCGCTGATGAAGTTTGCTCCTGAGACCCGTTCGGCTGATGTAGTGCTGTTTCGCGAAACAGATGTCCGACTGGAAGCCATGGGTGTGTGTGGCGCATCCCAGTTACGTGGCTACGCTGAGCGATTGCGGGCGCGCCTCGGTCACACGCCGGCTCAACAAGGCTCCTGGGAAGTGCTGCGCAGAACGCAGGTCGCCACTGATGCCGATTTCGAGTACTTTCAGATCTACGGCAACAATGCCAATACCCAAATTCAAGGTATCATCAACCAGGTGGATGGTATCTACCAAGCAGAGCTCTCTCTCAGGTTGGAGATTAGCTTTCAGAACGTCTACACAACCTCCAACGATCCATATAGCTCATCTGATCCGAGCACATTGTTGAGCCAATTCAGAAACCACTGGAATGCCAACCGCGCAGCGGTCGTGCGTGATCTGGCTCACTTGTTCACCGGACGAGATATGAACGGCAGCGTCATCGGCATTGCTTACGTAGGGGTCGTGTGTAACGACCCACCCTATTCCTACGGCGTCTCGCAGGATTTTTCCCTCATGACCAAGCTTGTCGCTCACGAAATCGGCCATAACTTCGATGCGTTGCATGATGATTCATTCAATCCGCCTGCTGCCAATTGCAACGGGAGTGGGCCGATCATGTGCTCGTTCGTTCAGAGCAACGGACCCAATACATTCTCCAATCGTTCAAGAACCGACATCGGCGCTCACGTCACAGCCAACGGCAATTGTTTGGACAATGTCACGCCGCCACCGCCACCGCCGCCGACGGGTTGCGCCGCCGAGACGGCCATGCGGGATTCGACGCAGCAAACCTGGGCGCTGGACGTGCTCCGTCGCCTACGCGATCAAGTGTTGCCGCAAAGCCCACGCGGGCAACAATACGTCGAGCTGTTCAATCAACATACGGTTGAGGTTACTATGCTGCTGTTGGGTGACGAGTCACTTCGCCTCGCCATGCGCGCCACGATTGAACGGCTCATGCCGGCAGTAGAAGGCGTCGTTGCCGGACGCGCCGTTACCATCACCGGCGCGGACATCGCACAATTGGAGCAACTGCTCATCCGTCTCAAGAGCCAGTCCAGTTTGACGCTTCAACGGGCGATTGAGAGCGTCTTGCGCGACCTCCATGACCCGCGCCGGTTGGCCAGCTTCGGTGTGTCTGTCCTCAGATAAGTTTATACCAATTGTGGAGGAAAAGAGCACGTTCATGGAGCTCAAAAGGATGGCCACACCTGAACGAACTGAGCGGGAATGCCCGATCTTCACTCGGCATTTAGTATCACTATCTCGGTGAGCTCTGTGTGCTCTGTGGCTTGGAGGGAGCATATGAGTGATGAAGTGACACAGAAAATTATCGGGGCCGCGATCGAAGTACATCGAGTGCTTGGACCTGGGCTCCTGGAGCCTATTTACGAGGAAGCGTTGTGTGTTGAGTTCAAACTGCGGGGTATTAAGTATGAGCGTCAAGTTGAGGTGGATGTAATCTATAAGGGTCATCTGATTAAGGGGCAGAGGCTTGACCTGCTGGTAGATGGCGAAGTGATTGTTGAGCTCAAAGCGGTGGCCAATCTTCCAGAGGTGGCGACGGCCCAGGTACTGTCGTATTTGAGAGCGACGGGGCTCAAGCGTGCATTGCTGATCAACTTCGGGGTGCCTCGACTAGTGGACGGAATCAAGAGAATCTCTTTGTGATTGTTTGCCACAGAGGACAGGGAGGACACAGAGAGCATTTGAAGAAGAATACGGATGATCGAAAGGTCAGTTCAAAGGGACAAGTGGCACCAAATGCAGAATGCGGATTGACAAACATGAAGGTTGAACGGAGGTCACGAAATTGAAAAAGTTGTTGCAAATTTTCTTTGATTTGGTAGAATAAAAGCGCCTTCACAAGAAAGGCACAGGAGATAGAGAAAAACCGGGTGGCGGCCCAATACCCGTAAAGAGGCTGAAAGCGCGTTTTTCAGCAGCGGGTCTCTATTACGTTCCTCACAAAATTCAACATAGTCATCTGACAACGTATTGTCTCGGGTTGTGATCCTCCACATAACTTGAGCGGGCATCGCGCCTATGCCCGGGTAGATGTTGTGGTGGCGCGTTATTGAAAAAAATCAATCCGGAGGTTATGACAGTGAAGAACATCTTTCGAGTGCGTACTCCTCAGACATTTGAGGCTGTGGACAGTCGCGGGGCGGATGCTTCCGCATCTTTCCTGGCTAGCCCCAATGAAGCTCCAGTCGTTCAATCAACACCCTCGATGCCACCGCCGCCAGATTTGCCGTCAGATTTAGCTCAACCTGAGCTGAGTGTGAGGCCTTCAGAGCCGCTCGTCATCGCCGATGAACCTGCATCGGAACCGATGCCGGAGCCTCAGTCGTCGGCAATGCCGGTTGAACAGCCACAGCCGGCAGTGCAAGCTGCCGACGTAAATCATCCTCCACTTGACCACAATGCAATGTCGGCCGAACAGCCGCAGCCGGCGGTGCAAGAGCAATCGGCCGCTGCTGCCGCAACGGTTGATGCTGGCGAGCGCGCATCGGATTGGGTCGCCGACTATATGGTCCCGGAAATGGAAGGCATCATGGCCGAGATCCAGGAACTGAAGCAGTTCATTCAAGACATGGAGCAGCGAAAAGCCGAATTGGAACGCAAAGTGAGCGAGCGTGTGAATCTGCGCGATGCGCTGCTGACAGGTCGAGGGGCCACCCTGAAAAGCGCCGTCGAGCAGGTCTTCATCGAGATGGGGCTGACCGTCCACCCATCTGACCAAGACGGGACGCATGTCATCTTGGAGCATAAGGGCGTGGACGTGATCGCCGCCGTGGCCGACGGCAACGGGCCGCTCACGCTAGCCGACATTCGTCAATTGAACCACGTGGTCGAAGACTTCATCGAGGCGCACGGGCGACAACCCAAAGGTCTGATTGTTGCTAACCCCTTCTGTGATGTCCCACCGGAAGCGCGCACAGCGAACGGGCATGTGCCGTTCCCCGAAGAGCTGCGCCTGCTGGCGGAGCAACGCTACCGATTCGGTCTGTTGACAGCGCCACAATTGTTCGTGGCTTATTGCAAGTTCAAACGAGGGCAACTGGACGTGAACGAATTCATCAGCGAACTTTTTGAGAGTGTCTGGGTCTACGGCAATCACTGCGACTATGACCGATTCAAAACGTCGCAGGTTGCGGATTGATCGCGACAGATTGACTCACTGCATAACTCGGAATGGATCAGGCACGCCGAGGCCTTAGCCTGATGCGGCAGTCGTTGACTGCGTGAACGAGTCTACGGCTATGCTGTGGCGGCCTGCGCGCAGCACCAACGGTCGGTCATACGACTCGTCTCATCCGTTGGTGCTGGGCCGCATTAGAGTGATTTTCAATTGCCTTTAGCTGGGAGCCCCACTCTTGCGAGCCCATGCACGCCGCAAGCGTGCGCTCCCAAACTCACTCACAGACCGCACTAGAAAACGAACTTGGCCGCCAGTTGCATGATGCGCGGATCAAACGTACTGGTGGGTGTGCCGAAGTTTGTTTGACGAACGAGTTGGCCGGCGGTTGCCCCACTACCGGCGGCAAACAGGGTCGTCCGCACAGCGGAAAAATTCGCGCGATTGAGCACGTTGAATGCTTCCCAGATGAGTTGAAGCTTGGCTCGCTCACCAAAGCGAATGTCGCGCGTCACGCGCGGATCGAAGCTGATGAATCGAGGCAACCGCTCGGTGTTACGACCGACGCCAGGCGCTCGGTCAGTGAATCGGTTGCCATCGTTATTCAGGTCAAAGCCGGTTTGTTGACTGTACGGAAAGCCGGAATTGGCCGTCAGAATCCCGCTCAAGCTCCATCCGCCGAGAATGGCTCTGGCTACCGCGTTCTCCAGCTTGTTGGCATAATTGAGCTCCCATACTCCGCTCAACACAAACCGATGGGGCACATCCACCACGCTGCGAGCGCGATCACCGCGAATGAACAACGGGTTTTGTATCATCTTGGCATCGTCGCCGGCGTTGCCGGGCACGACTGATGTTTGATCCGGCGCATCGTCAATCGCTGCCGACCACGTGTAGGAAGCAAGCAACTGGAAGTGATTGGCAAACCGCTTGGTCAATTTCATGGCCAGTCCGTTATACACTGAGTTGGCCGTTGACTCAAATTGGCTCAGGCGGTCAAACGCTGAGGTAAGGCGCCCCGGAAAGCGCAGATAGGAAACAGTACCGCCGCCACCGGCAATTTGAATAGTACTGAGTACCGCCGGTCGCAAATTGATGTTGCGGGTGCGGCTCAGGTGAGTGCCTTTGACGAAGATGTAGTTGACGGCCACGGCCAGGTTCCGCGCCAATTCATACTCAATACCGAGACTTGCCTGCTGTGTTTGTGGCGAGACATAGTCCGGCGCGAAGAAGTACAGTGTCGGCGGAGCGGCGGCGCCGCCCGTGGGAATGCTGCTGAAGCGATTCGGATAGGTCGGCACAGCCGCGCCGGTGAATGACAGAGCAATCACATTCAGCCCGTTGTTTGAATGGGCCGTCCCCAGCATGATTGATGGCGTGCGTCCGTAAAAGACGCCGTAGCCAGCACGAATGACCAAGCGGTCGCTCTGGAGCGGACTCCATGCCAATCCGATACGCGGCCCCCAGTTGTTCGAGTCAATGTTGACGCGATCCGTGCGAATGTTCATCGCAGCCAGGTCAGGATGAGGATTGCGCGTGGTCGGTTGCGCCAAATCTTGCAGATCATAGCGCAGTCCTAGGTAGAACGTGAAATCCGGCGAGACCCGCCAATCGTCCTGAATGAACGCTGCATAGTCGGTCGTATTGGGCCGTGTCAGTGGGCCGGTCGTGTTGGGTCCGGCGAAATTCTGTCGGTAACCGCCAGCCGGTATCCCGTCAGCAAAAT comes from the Blastocatellia bacterium genome and includes:
- a CDS encoding metal-binding protein, with amino-acid sequence MPSARAHDMITVAVAPPTFLAAYLVTGSTDLSLITTAAMLFAGLMFGPDLDIHSRQYRRWGPLAFLWWPYKVVFGHRSRFSHGLVWGTVIRILYFIVTVGVLISAGLFVYSLLHPQASRPPSMTALIRHVWQTLWSVDHRLLLAAFVGLWWGAATHTLADWLFTVWKNTKRIF
- a CDS encoding zinc-dependent alcohol dehydrogenase family protein, yielding MKAMVVSQPQAITACPLQAEERPAPVPGPGQIRLRVQTCGVCHTDLHIVEGELPHPRLPLIPGHQIVGVVDHLGANVQQFRIGERVGIPWLYSTCQACSFCRQGRENLCESAQFTGYHVDGGYAQYVVVAEEFAHRLPEHLSDTEVAPLLCAGVIGYRALLLSGVRPGERLGLYGFGASAHIVIQIARHWGCTVYVFSRQEHHRQLGQALGAAWVGEAQDTPPQTIHSGIIFAPAGWIVLEALRVLERGGTLALAGIHMSPIPELEYSRLYHERAIRSVANCTREDVRQLLRLAEQIPIRTETEVFPLTAANEALQRLKHGQINGAGVLQIAED
- a CDS encoding M12 family metallo-peptidase, with the translated sequence MNHPRAFFRAIVLLILLGFFPWLPTKSAALPEQPIVATAQALESTIQQRLDRQLYHYRVFRVNPSAIERRVRSMGRVILQFEHETFDLMLEPNDLRAAGFRRVQTTEHGQVEELQSAVYTFKGRLREDPDSIVRLLIMPDLMQGYIRTAHDWLFIDPLMKFAPETRSADVVLFRETDVRLEAMGVCGASQLRGYAERLRARLGHTPAQQGSWEVLRRTQVATDADFEYFQIYGNNANTQIQGIINQVDGIYQAELSLRLEISFQNVYTTSNDPYSSSDPSTLLSQFRNHWNANRAAVVRDLAHLFTGRDMNGSVIGIAYVGVVCNDPPYSYGVSQDFSLMTKLVAHEIGHNFDALHDDSFNPPAANCNGSGPIMCSFVQSNGPNTFSNRSRTDIGAHVTANGNCLDNVTPPPPPPPTGCAAETAMRDSTQQTWALDVLRRLRDQVLPQSPRGQQYVELFNQHTVEVTMLLLGDESLRLAMRATIERLMPAVEGVVAGRAVTITGADIAQLEQLLIRLKSQSSLTLQRAIESVLRDLHDPRRLASFGVSVLR
- a CDS encoding GxxExxY protein; this translates as MSDEVTQKIIGAAIEVHRVLGPGLLEPIYEEALCVEFKLRGIKYERQVEVDVIYKGHLIKGQRLDLLVDGEVIVELKAVANLPEVATAQVLSYLRATGLKRALLINFGVPRLVDGIKRISL